One stretch of Actinacidiphila sp. DG2A-62 DNA includes these proteins:
- a CDS encoding glycosyltransferase, with translation MPQDQYGLEGPDRPHGLGLHGRGPDGPAVLGGTTRASGTVRARGTVRLDGAAPADGAVRLDGLTVLHLAQPVDGGVARVVADLARAQTALGARVVVGCPPDGPLAEAARAAGAATVPWHARRSPGPGLPAEVAGAARAARESAADLVHLHSAKAGLAGRLALRGRVPTVFQPHAWSYEAATGPLRAASVRWERYAARWAHRVLCVSEAERASGLAHGIAARWHVVRNGVDTARFTPAVRQEGVRAELARWVGLREPGGPDRPGEADRPGEADRPGDAAAAGGVREPGGASERGGAPEPGGVPEPGSAPEPGGAPEPGTSDRPEAPGAGAPGADAPGAGAPGAEALGAGAFDAEVLAVEAAGTVASGVEAIGAGGPGAEALGAGVPLVVCVGRLCRQKGQDLLLEAWPQVTARLPEARLVLVGDGPDAQALWAAAPRGVLFAGAAADPVRWYQAADVVVQPSRWEGMALAPLEAMACGRPVVLTDVGGARECLPEVDAAHCVVPPGDAAALATALLRLLTDPVLRSAASLRALARVRERHDLRDTTAAVTALYAHLLDLPAREATPR, from the coding sequence ATGCCGCAAGACCAGTACGGGCTGGAGGGGCCGGACCGGCCGCACGGGCTCGGGCTCCACGGGCGCGGGCCGGACGGCCCGGCCGTCCTGGGCGGCACCACCCGCGCGAGCGGCACGGTCCGCGCGCGCGGCACGGTCCGCCTGGACGGCGCGGCCCCCGCGGACGGCGCGGTCCGCCTGGACGGGCTCACGGTGCTGCACCTGGCGCAGCCGGTCGACGGCGGCGTCGCCCGGGTGGTCGCTGACCTGGCGCGTGCGCAGACGGCGCTCGGGGCCCGCGTGGTGGTCGGCTGCCCGCCGGACGGCCCGCTCGCCGAGGCGGCGCGGGCGGCCGGAGCGGCGACCGTGCCCTGGCACGCCCGCCGCTCGCCCGGCCCCGGCCTGCCCGCGGAGGTGGCCGGCGCGGCCCGCGCGGCCCGCGAGAGCGCGGCCGACCTGGTCCACCTGCACAGCGCGAAGGCCGGGCTGGCCGGCCGGCTGGCGCTGCGCGGCCGCGTCCCCACCGTCTTCCAGCCGCACGCCTGGTCCTACGAGGCGGCGACCGGGCCGCTGCGGGCCGCGTCGGTGCGCTGGGAGCGGTACGCGGCGCGCTGGGCGCACCGCGTGCTGTGCGTGAGCGAGGCCGAACGCGCCTCCGGCCTGGCGCACGGGATCGCGGCGCGCTGGCACGTGGTGCGCAACGGCGTGGACACCGCGCGGTTCACTCCGGCGGTGCGGCAGGAGGGGGTGCGGGCGGAGCTGGCCCGGTGGGTCGGGCTCCGGGAGCCGGGCGGGCCGGATCGGCCGGGCGAGGCGGATCGGCCGGGCGAGGCGGATCGGCCGGGCGACGCGGCTGCGGCGGGCGGGGTGCGCGAGCCGGGAGGCGCATCCGAGCGGGGCGGCGCACCCGAGCCAGGCGGCGTGCCCGAGCCGGGCAGCGCACCCGAGCCGGGAGGCGCACCCGAGCCGGGAACGTCGGATCGGCCGGAGGCGCCCGGGGCGGGAGCGCCCGGCGCTGATGCGCCCGGGGCCGGAGCGCCCGGCGCTGAGGCTCTCGGAGCCGGAGCGTTCGACGCCGAGGTGCTTGCAGTCGAGGCTGCCGGGACCGTCGCGTCCGGAGTCGAGGCGATCGGCGCTGGAGGGCCCGGCGCTGAGGCGCTCGGCGCCGGGGTGCCGCTGGTGGTGTGCGTCGGGCGGCTGTGCCGGCAGAAGGGGCAGGACCTGCTGCTGGAGGCATGGCCGCAGGTCACGGCGCGGCTGCCGGAGGCGCGGCTCGTACTGGTCGGCGACGGGCCGGACGCACAGGCGCTTTGGGCGGCGGCGCCGCGGGGCGTGCTGTTCGCGGGCGCGGCGGCGGACCCGGTCCGCTGGTACCAGGCCGCGGACGTGGTGGTGCAGCCGTCGCGCTGGGAGGGCATGGCGCTCGCGCCCCTGGAGGCGATGGCGTGCGGCAGACCGGTGGTGCTCACCGACGTCGGCGGCGCGCGCGAGTGCCTGCCGGAGGTGGACGCGGCGCACTGCGTGGTCCCGCCCGGCGACGCGGCCGCCCTCGCCACGGCCCTGCTGCGGCTGCTCACCGACCCGGTGCTGCGTTCGGCCGCGTCCCTGCGCGCGCTCGCCCGGGTGCGCGAACGCCACGACCTGCGCGACACCACGGCGGCGGTCACCGCCCTCTACGCCCACCTCCTCGACCTCCCCGCCCGGGAGGCCACCCCCCGATGA
- a CDS encoding exopolysaccharide biosynthesis polyprenyl glycosylphosphotransferase, with protein MAAGAAAGSPGPGVAGTAALLAVLLPAHRAGGLYRPGFAASALSEAPAVAVRAGAAWAVAAATAAALAPGSALRPLALLAALAATVLTACLLRAFHYARGRRAARRDPRSTLIVGAGPHAGPYVQQIAAALHGHPEYGLRPVGVVTPDPGAEPHDPAVRLLAAALHAQTPGAPPGLPLPVLTGHAEITRAVIQNSVRHAVVTGPPALDARTTATLRLLAAQGCRVWHLTSGRGPVPPAHLWGFAFRPLDLEPYPAPRPGRAAKRALDAVLSGAALLALAPVLAACALAVRLSDGPGVLFRQERIGLGGRPFTLLKFRTLRPTDSQESATLWSVAHDSRVSRVGRLLRRTSLDELPQLWNVLRGDMSLVGPRPERPHFVEEFSRAHPGYRDRHRMPAGITGLAQVHGLRGDTSISDRARFDNHYIDSWSWWQDIAILLRTVGSLFRMGGS; from the coding sequence ATCGCCGCCGGCGCCGCGGCCGGCTCGCCGGGCCCGGGCGTCGCCGGGACCGCCGCGCTGCTCGCCGTGCTGCTGCCGGCACACCGCGCGGGCGGCCTGTACCGCCCGGGGTTCGCCGCGTCCGCGCTGAGCGAGGCCCCGGCCGTGGCCGTGCGGGCCGGCGCCGCGTGGGCGGTGGCCGCCGCGACCGCCGCCGCGCTCGCGCCCGGCTCGGCGCTGCGCCCCCTCGCGCTGCTCGCCGCGCTCGCGGCCACCGTGCTCACCGCGTGCCTGCTGCGCGCCTTCCACTACGCGCGCGGCCGCCGCGCCGCCCGCCGCGACCCGCGCTCGACCCTGATCGTGGGCGCGGGCCCGCACGCCGGCCCGTACGTCCAGCAGATCGCCGCGGCGCTGCACGGCCACCCCGAGTACGGCCTGCGCCCGGTCGGCGTCGTCACGCCCGACCCCGGCGCGGAGCCGCACGACCCCGCCGTGCGGCTGCTCGCCGCCGCGCTGCACGCGCAGACGCCTGGCGCCCCGCCGGGGCTGCCGCTGCCGGTGCTGACCGGCCACGCCGAGATCACCCGCGCGGTGATCCAGAACAGCGTGCGGCACGCCGTCGTCACCGGCCCGCCCGCGCTCGACGCGCGCACCACCGCCACGCTGCGGCTGCTGGCCGCCCAGGGCTGCCGGGTCTGGCACCTCACCTCGGGCCGCGGCCCGGTGCCGCCCGCGCACCTGTGGGGCTTCGCGTTCCGGCCGCTGGACCTGGAGCCGTACCCGGCGCCGCGCCCGGGCCGCGCGGCCAAGCGCGCGCTGGACGCGGTCCTGTCCGGCGCCGCGCTGCTCGCGCTCGCACCGGTGCTGGCCGCGTGCGCGCTGGCGGTACGCCTCAGCGACGGCCCCGGCGTGCTGTTCCGGCAGGAGCGGATCGGCCTGGGCGGACGCCCGTTCACGCTGCTGAAGTTCCGCACGCTGCGGCCGACGGACTCGCAGGAGTCCGCGACGCTGTGGAGCGTCGCGCACGACTCCCGGGTGAGCCGGGTCGGCCGGCTGCTGCGCCGCACCTCCCTCGACGAGCTGCCGCAGTTGTGGAACGTGCTGCGCGGCGACATGAGCCTGGTCGGCCCGCGGCCCGAACGCCCGCACTTTGTCGAGGAGTTCAGCCGCGCCCACCCCGGCTACCGGGACCGGCACCGGATGCCGGCCGGCATCACCGGGCTCGCCCAGGTGCACGGGCTGCGCGGCGACACCTCGATCAGCGACCGGGCGCGCTTCGACAACCACTACATCGACAGCTGGTCGTGGTGGCAGGACATCGCGATCCTGCTGCGCACGGTCGGCTCGCTGTTCCGGATGGGCGGGAGCTGA
- a CDS encoding lipid II flippase MurJ — protein sequence MTELRAPDAVRVPGTASAAPDAPAGPDAPAGPTPEPPAPGRGLAWAAGVTAGLSAVGSVGGLVRDQAIAHLFGAGAESDAFLVAWTVPEIAATVLIEDAMALLMVPAFSAALARAGGAGARGLVRGTLPRLLALLAALTAALAAGAPYVVDVLAPGLADPRAAVACTRLTALTVLTFGLTGYLSAALRAHRRFVPPAAVYVAYNAGIVATLLALHGRYGVRAAAAGVAIGGLCMVAVQLPAFVRALAATAGTTPEPEAGAGAAARTLLPPTGPGVGTPARPANGPDTRREAGGGESAGAGLGGGAPAQPGTGADTRAGARGSDLARPAAGGGDPAPAHPGSGLPARTEAGSGVPAVFARPGADGGLPAPAGPGVGVPAQPGSDADARAKAGSGVPVDAVPRDGVPTRPEAGHGGPGPSGLAGPEAHGDLPAPAGPGVGTPTQPESGAGVRVRSRGGRGGLAQPQEPDAVLGRSRGRQPVLRRGGRAARRVRRGSGAAGDSARAFGLVVPVVTFTLGRQAQVLVERFFAAPLAAGAISHLNYAQKVAQLPMALSLMIATVTFPVVSRALAEGDRERARRRVTRDLRLACLVVLLGTAYVIACAPQIIDVLFQRGEFTASDTAATAGVMRVYALGLLGQTLVGALVRPYFSAARPTWFPAACMGLGLLVTAVADAATAGPWGAYGIAAGNAAGISVTAVLLLRGLAARGIDVRARDLAPGLARTVSAAAAATAAGWALTAAAGSPWPPRPCARSPSPRCSPPRPSCCARPKCRTCSAGSRPAAAPPARPPAARTSPAFPAFPASPPPRRPVRRAPPHPFATRAARALRAAPRSARAVTRGVAGALRKDRR from the coding sequence ATGACCGAGCTGCGCGCGCCGGACGCCGTGCGCGTCCCCGGCACGGCGTCGGCCGCGCCGGACGCACCCGCCGGGCCGGACGCACCCGCCGGGCCGACGCCCGAACCCCCGGCTCCGGGACGGGGGTTGGCGTGGGCGGCGGGGGTGACGGCCGGGCTGAGCGCGGTGGGGTCGGTCGGCGGACTGGTGCGCGACCAGGCGATCGCGCACCTGTTCGGCGCGGGGGCGGAGAGCGACGCGTTCCTGGTCGCGTGGACCGTGCCCGAGATCGCGGCGACCGTGCTGATCGAGGACGCGATGGCGCTGCTGATGGTGCCCGCGTTCAGCGCGGCGCTCGCCCGCGCGGGCGGGGCCGGCGCGCGCGGCCTGGTCCGCGGCACGCTGCCCCGACTCCTGGCGCTGCTGGCCGCGTTGACCGCCGCGCTGGCCGCGGGGGCGCCGTACGTCGTGGACGTCCTCGCGCCCGGCCTCGCCGACCCGCGCGCCGCCGTCGCCTGCACCCGGCTGACCGCGCTGACCGTCCTGACCTTCGGCCTCACCGGCTACCTCAGCGCCGCGCTGCGCGCCCACCGCCGCTTCGTCCCCCCGGCCGCGGTCTACGTCGCGTACAACGCGGGCATCGTCGCCACCCTCCTCGCGCTGCACGGCCGTTACGGAGTCCGCGCCGCCGCGGCGGGCGTCGCGATCGGCGGCTTGTGCATGGTCGCCGTGCAACTCCCCGCGTTCGTCCGCGCCTTGGCCGCGACGGCCGGCACGACGCCGGAACCGGAGGCGGGCGCGGGGGCAGCGGCGAGGACCCTCCTACCGCCCACCGGACCTGGCGTCGGCACACCGGCGCGGCCGGCGAACGGCCCTGACACGCGCCGCGAAGCCGGCGGCGGCGAGTCAGCCGGTGCGGGACTGGGCGGCGGCGCTCCCGCACAGCCGGGAACCGGTGCCGATACCCGTGCTGGAGCACGCGGTAGCGACCTCGCGCGACCGGCAGCGGGCGGCGGTGACCCGGCCCCGGCACATCCGGGCAGCGGCCTCCCTGCGCGGACGGAAGCCGGCAGCGGCGTCCCCGCCGTCTTCGCGCGGCCGGGGGCCGACGGCGGCCTGCCAGCGCCCGCCGGGCCGGGTGTCGGCGTCCCTGCGCAGCCGGGGAGCGATGCGGACGCGCGCGCGAAAGCCGGCAGCGGCGTCCCGGTCGACGCGGTGCCTCGCGACGGCGTTCCCACGCGACCGGAGGCCGGCCATGGCGGTCCCGGCCCTAGCGGTCTCGCAGGGCCCGAGGCGCACGGCGACCTGCCGGCACCCGCGGGGCCAGGCGTCGGCACACCGACGCAGCCGGAGTCCGGTGCCGGCGTGCGTGTTCGCTCGCGCGGCGGGCGCGGGGGGCTTGCACAGCCGCAGGAGCCGGACGCGGTCCTCGGCCGCTCGCGGGGGCGGCAGCCGGTCCTGCGGCGGGGAGGCCGCGCGGCCCGGCGCGTCCGGCGGGGTTCTGGCGCCGCCGGAGACTCCGCGCGCGCGTTCGGGCTCGTCGTGCCCGTCGTGACCTTCACGCTCGGACGGCAGGCGCAGGTGCTGGTCGAGCGCTTCTTCGCCGCGCCGCTCGCCGCGGGCGCCATCTCGCACCTCAACTACGCGCAGAAAGTCGCCCAGTTGCCGATGGCGCTGTCGCTGATGATCGCCACGGTGACGTTCCCGGTGGTGTCGCGCGCGCTCGCCGAGGGCGACCGGGAGCGGGCGCGGCGCCGGGTGACGCGCGACCTGCGACTGGCCTGCCTGGTGGTGCTGCTCGGCACCGCGTACGTGATCGCGTGCGCGCCGCAGATCATCGACGTCCTCTTCCAGCGCGGCGAGTTCACCGCGTCCGACACCGCCGCGACGGCCGGCGTGATGCGGGTGTACGCGCTCGGGCTGCTCGGGCAGACCCTGGTCGGCGCGCTGGTCCGGCCGTACTTCTCGGCGGCGCGCCCGACCTGGTTCCCGGCCGCCTGCATGGGACTCGGCCTGCTCGTCACCGCCGTGGCCGACGCCGCGACCGCCGGGCCCTGGGGCGCCTACGGCATCGCCGCGGGCAACGCCGCCGGCATCAGCGTCACCGCCGTGCTGCTGCTGCGCGGGCTGGCCGCGCGCGGCATCGACGTCCGCGCCCGCGACCTCGCGCCCGGCCTGGCCAGGACCGTGTCCGCCGCGGCCGCGGCCACCGCCGCCGGGTGGGCGCTGACCGCCGCGGCCGGCTCCCCCTGGCCGCCGCGGCCCTGTGCGCGCTCGCCGTCCCCGCGGTGTTCGCCGCCGCGGCCGTCGTGCTGCGCGCGCCCGAAGTGCCGCACGTGCTCGGCCGGTTCGCGCCCCGCCGCGGCTCCTCCGGCGCGACCCCCGGCCGCGCGGACCTCCCCCGCCTTTCCCGCCTTTCCCGCCTCTCCCCCTCCCCGCCGGCCGGTCCGCCGCGCTCCCCCGCATCCGTTCGCCACCCGCGCGGCCCGCGCCCTGCGCGCGGCGCCCCGCTCAGCCCGCGCCGTGACCCGCGGGGTCGCCGGCGCCCTACGTAAGGACCGCAGATGA